From a region of the Rathayibacter sp. VKM Ac-2804 genome:
- a CDS encoding MFS transporter encodes MTRRSAPWLFVVAVALVALVLRGPIVAVAPVIDAIRGDLALSSGQAGVLTSIPVLCFALATPLALLVIRRVGPDAAVTVTVLGVALGTILRSAGDVVSVVAGTILIGVFITIGNVVVPVVIRRDVAPERVDLTTGVYTAALNIGSTITSLGTAPLALVLGWRGALLAWLVLNVLGVAGWLLARGPARALRPAPRPPAARGPQEPAPRIWRSATVLALAVCFASQAFSYYGVTAWLPSLLVDRNGFSIEAAGASSSVFQIAAIIGAIGVPLVVRRLRPLGSIVLIGVLWCTVPLGLLLAPQLWALWCLLGGAAQGGGITVVFVLLVRLSRSDRHASRLSATVQGLGYAVAATAPTVVGLAHDVSGGWDAPLLIVLTATCSFLAFGILAASRQGRTV; translated from the coding sequence GTGACGAGGCGGAGCGCCCCCTGGCTCTTCGTCGTCGCCGTCGCCCTGGTCGCGCTGGTGCTGCGCGGCCCGATCGTCGCCGTCGCTCCGGTGATCGACGCGATCCGCGGCGATCTCGCGCTCTCCTCCGGCCAGGCCGGCGTGCTGACCAGCATCCCGGTGCTCTGCTTCGCCCTGGCGACACCGCTGGCCCTGCTCGTGATCCGCCGGGTCGGGCCGGACGCCGCGGTGACCGTCACCGTGCTCGGCGTCGCCCTCGGCACGATCCTGCGCTCGGCCGGCGACGTCGTCTCCGTCGTCGCCGGCACGATCCTCATCGGCGTCTTCATCACCATCGGCAACGTCGTCGTCCCCGTCGTCATCCGCCGCGACGTCGCGCCCGAGCGCGTCGACCTCACGACCGGCGTCTACACCGCGGCGCTCAACATCGGCTCGACCATCACCTCGCTCGGCACCGCGCCGCTCGCCCTCGTGCTCGGCTGGCGCGGCGCACTGCTCGCCTGGCTGGTGCTCAACGTCCTGGGTGTCGCGGGCTGGCTGCTCGCCCGCGGACCCGCGCGGGCTCTCCGCCCCGCCCCTCGCCCGCCGGCCGCGCGCGGACCGCAGGAGCCGGCACCGCGGATCTGGCGCAGCGCCACCGTGCTCGCGCTCGCGGTCTGCTTCGCCAGCCAGGCCTTCTCCTACTACGGCGTCACCGCCTGGCTCCCCTCGCTGCTCGTCGACCGCAACGGCTTCTCGATCGAGGCGGCCGGAGCGAGCTCCTCCGTCTTCCAGATCGCCGCGATCATCGGCGCGATCGGCGTCCCGCTGGTGGTGCGCCGGCTCCGGCCGCTCGGCAGCATCGTCCTCATCGGCGTGCTCTGGTGCACCGTCCCGCTCGGCCTGCTGCTCGCCCCGCAGCTCTGGGCGCTGTGGTGCCTGCTCGGTGGCGCGGCGCAGGGCGGCGGCATCACCGTCGTCTTCGTCCTGCTCGTGCGCCTCTCCCGCTCCGACCGGCACGCCTCGCGGCTCTCCGCCACCGTGCAGGGCCTCGGCTACGCCGTCGCGGCCACCGCCCCGACCGTCGTCGGTCTCGCGCATGACGTCAGCGGCGGCTGGGACGCCCCGCTGCTGATCGTGCTCACCGCCACCTGCTCCTTCCTCGCCTTCGGGATCCTCGCCGCGAGCCGTCAGGGCCGCACGGTCTGA